The following coding sequences lie in one Streptomyces lydicus genomic window:
- a CDS encoding helix-turn-helix domain-containing protein, whose amino-acid sequence MVVELGRTTDQTGTRCAMIPEWVLAQGPTEAWLYGHMCLLAERQGPEKTVNVPLAKLAEKLKVSTRTLQKYLAALRQAGAVAVEPRHDEHSGTRLPNLYILNFAPPKGEAR is encoded by the coding sequence ATGGTCGTTGAACTCGGACGGACGACCGACCAGACGGGCACGCGGTGCGCGATGATCCCGGAATGGGTTCTCGCCCAAGGCCCTACTGAGGCATGGTTGTACGGGCACATGTGCCTCCTCGCTGAACGCCAAGGCCCGGAGAAGACCGTAAACGTACCGCTCGCTAAGCTCGCCGAGAAGCTCAAAGTCTCAACGCGAACTCTCCAGAAGTACCTGGCCGCCCTTAGGCAGGCCGGGGCTGTGGCAGTCGAGCCCCGCCACGACGAACACAGCGGAACGAGGCTCCCGAACCTCTACATCCTCAACTTCGCCCCGCCTAAGGGTGAGGCGCGGTGA